A window of the Desulforapulum autotrophicum HRM2 genome harbors these coding sequences:
- a CDS encoding phosphate/phosphite/phosphonate ABC transporter substrate-binding protein, translated as MQRQNHEPATRRLLNIPGVAYGLAKVQPAAFPGIRDFRYQIAVGLILLLILGTFQGSTRAAETREFTYCMGFSSTMFADVNENDARAAVKIWGGQIAMEHNIPTDPVPVIFKGMDALLESLLEKQVDTVGITTIEYDQLKRKVKFHPLFVAVNAGGISERYVLLTHQKGPVRTLADLDGCSLTIHTNPRTCLAPLWLDMLLTQQGHPVTKDFTGRINRESKLAKVVLPVFFGRVDACVLTHGGFDTMAELNPQLARQLVILAESPEMVPTIFAFRANYNPVFKEKLIKGLKDLKKSPAGQQVLTIFQSDELVIEPASSLDTALELIATHKQLARKGQQP; from the coding sequence ATGCAACGGCAAAACCATGAACCAGCAACCCGGCGTCTGTTAAATATCCCTGGTGTCGCTTACGGCCTGGCCAAGGTTCAGCCGGCTGCCTTTCCTGGAATAAGGGATTTCAGGTATCAAATTGCCGTAGGGCTGATTTTGCTGTTGATCCTGGGGACGTTTCAGGGGTCCACCAGGGCAGCTGAAACACGGGAATTCACCTATTGCATGGGATTTTCAAGCACCATGTTTGCGGATGTGAATGAAAACGACGCCAGGGCAGCGGTTAAAATATGGGGTGGGCAGATCGCCATGGAACACAACATTCCCACGGACCCGGTTCCTGTCATTTTTAAAGGCATGGATGCACTGCTTGAATCCTTATTGGAGAAACAGGTGGATACCGTGGGCATCACCACCATCGAATATGATCAGCTTAAAAGGAAAGTGAAATTTCACCCACTCTTTGTGGCCGTAAACGCCGGGGGCATTTCCGAGCGTTACGTATTGTTGACCCACCAAAAGGGTCCTGTCAGAACCCTTGCCGACCTTGACGGATGCAGCCTTACGATTCATACGAACCCGCGCACCTGCCTGGCACCCCTGTGGCTGGACATGCTCCTGACTCAGCAGGGTCATCCGGTAACCAAGGATTTCACTGGCAGGATCAATCGGGAATCCAAGCTGGCAAAAGTAGTTCTCCCGGTATTCTTCGGACGGGTTGATGCCTGCGTGCTTACGCATGGCGGGTTCGATACAATGGCTGAACTCAATCCGCAACTGGCCAGGCAACTTGTCATCCTGGCCGAATCACCTGAAATGGTGCCGACCATCTTTGCTTTCAGGGCTAATTACAATCCAGTTTTTAAGGAGAAGCTCATCAAAGGCTTAAAGGACTTGAAAAAATCCCCGGCAGGCCAGCAGGTACTGACCATCTTTCAATCTGATGAACTTGTTATTGAACCCGCATCCAGCCTTGATACGGCCCTGGAACTGATTGCAACCCACAAACAGCTTGCCCGCAAGGGTCAACAACCATGA